CGCGACAGATCCGGCCGCGTTGTCACCTCAGTTGGTGCCGCCGCTGGAAACGTACTTGGACGAATCCGGTGTGTTGTCGGTGGCGGTGATCCCATTGTTCGAATCCGTCGAAGACACGACGTCCGCCGCTGGAGTCGCCTCGCCTGATGAGTCGAACGAGGACGCTCGCGAAAAACGGCGCCACGAATCGATGCCGATCGCGATGTTGATGCTCGAGACGTTCTCGGGTGAACCGGCCACGTCGATCACTCCCGCCATGGTCGAAGTCGCCGAGGAATCCTCCACCGCGATCAGCAATGCGAACCGCTATGCAAACGTGTTCGCCCTGCCGGTCCGACGCCCCGCTGCCGCCGCGACTCGCCGGGCAACCCGGCACTGGATCTTGGCGATCTGCCTGCTGATTCTCACTGGTTTGCTGGCCGGTTGGTTTGTTCATGTCGATCACCACGTCGTCGCGACCGGGGTGGCTCGCCCCACAATTCGGCAAGCGATCTTCGCGGGAATCGATGGGATCGTCGACGAGCTGAACGTGAAAGATGGCGACGTGGTCAAGCAAGGCGACGTGCTGATCCAGCTCGACAACGCCGAATTGACTCGCGAAGCCGAGGCATTGTCTGGGCAACTCGCGACCGCCACACAAAAACTGAGTTCGATCCGAGCGATGTTGCTGGCCGCGACCGCCGACGCTCGTGATTCCGCGCAGAGCATTCTCGAACAACAAACGCTCGAAAACCAAATCGAATCGCTGAACAAGCGGCTTGAAATCAACCGTGAAATGAAAGCGATGCTTTCGATCAAAGCCCCCTTTGACGGGCAAGTCGTCGGGTGGCGATTGAACGAACAATTGAGCGACCGCCCCGTGTCTCGGGGCGATCGCTTGTTCGCCTTGGTGCAACACGATGGACCGTGGGAGCTAGAACTGAAGCTCGAAGAAACACGAGCAGGCGAAGTCATCGACCGACACGCGGCCGGGCAAACGCTTCCTATTCAATTCGCCATTGAGACTCGACCGACGGAGACCTTCGAAGCGAACGTTTCAACCATCGGCGGAGTCGCTCGCAAGCGTGCCGACGGTCGGAACGTCGTGGACATCATCGCGAAAATCGATGACATCCCAAAAGGCGGTTTTCGCGGGGATGCAGAGGTCACGGCAAAGATCGTTTGCGGACGTCGCCGGTATCTGGCCAGTGCGCTCGACGACGTGGTCGCTTGGTTCCATCGCAACGTTCTGTTTCGGTTTCGGACATGAACCCGGGTGTCACTTCATCGACTCAGCGTCCGCTGGGCGTGCATCACAAGGTCGGGTTGAAAGCCGTCCGGGTCTCGCATCGTCATTCGGGTTGGGTGGTCGTTCACGATGCCATCGCGGGCAAGTATCACCGGCTTCGCGAAGACGAATACTTTTTGCTGACGTTGTTGGACGGGCGATGCAGCCTCGATGAACTGCGAGACCACTACCAGGAACGCTATCCCAATCGCCGAGTTCGGTCGAACCAGATCAACGCGTTGCTGTTTCGTTTTCACGAGAGCGGGCTGACGACCAGCCACGCTGCCATGCAAGGCGATCCGCTGCTCAAGCGAGCCGACAACGATCGTCGTCAGAAACGTTGGGCGTTGGCTTCGCAGTGGTTGTTCATGCGGTTCCCTGGAATCGATCCGGCGCCCGTCATGCGAGTGCTGATGCCAGTTGTGCGTCCCCTGCTGACTCCGTTTGGTGTGGCCGCCATGTTCGCGTTGGTGGTCTCCGCCGCGGTGATGATGTTGGTTCATCGCCAGCGATACATCGCAGAACTGCCCGCGTCACACGAATGGCTGACGATGCAGAATGCGATGATTCTGGCGGGAGTGATCGCGGCGACCAAGATCGCTCATGAACTTGGTCACGCTGTGGTGTCCGAGCGATTTGGGGCGAAGTGCCGATCGATCGGACCGATGTTGCTGGTGTTCACCCCGGCGTTGTACTGCGACACCAGCGGATCGTGGATGATCCCCAGTCGCCTTCGCCGGGCGGCGGTCGCGATGGCGGGAATCGCCACAGAAGTCGTGATCGCTTCCATCGCAGCCTGGGTGTGGTTGCGAACTCCGGCGGGTCTCACGCACACGATTGCATCGCACGTGATGGTGGTTTGTGGAATCAGCACGGTTGTCTTCAACGCCAATCCATTGCTGCGATACGACGGCTATTACCTGCTTTCCGATCTGACCGACATGCCCAACCTGGCTCAACGAGCCCAACGGCGGTGGGGAAGTTTCCTGGCGTCGATCTTTCTAGGCGTGAAGGCATCCGACTCCAACGAATCCGCCGACCGATCACCTTGGTTGCTGGTCTATGCCGTTGCCTCGATGGCTTACCGTTGGATCTTGATGGCCACGATCATCGGGTTCATCTGGGTCTCGCTTCGCCCCTACGGGTTAGAAATCGTCGGTCAATTGCTCGCTCTGTTTGCCGTGACAACGATGCTTTGGTCAGCGATGATTCCGCTGCGTCGTTTTTGGAGAAACCCTGTGAACCGCCGAAAGATGCGTCCCCGCCGAGCGTTTGCCTGGGGTGTCTTGCTGATCGCGATCGGCTACGCGGGAACCATTCCGCTTCCTCGCCAAGTTGTTTCCACCGTTCGTTTTTTGCCCGAGCAAGAAACGCGTGTGCACCTGACAACACCAGGTGTCTTGCGTGATCTCCATGTTGAACCAGGTCAAAAGGTTTCTCGCGGTGATGTGTTGGCGGAACTTTCCAATCCAGAGATAGAACTCGAGGTGCTAGACGCCGAAAGCGATGTCGCCGAACAAACCTTGCGACTGGAAGGGCTTCGGGCTTCGCAAACATTGGTCCCGGAAGCCAGTTCGCAATTGCCCGCCGCAGAAGCCTTGCTGGATGAGATGCGAACTCGATTGTCATCTGCGAAACGCCGACGTGATTCGCTCACCATCACTGCACCTTGCGATGGGATCGTGATGGTCGCACAAAGCAACCCGCAATCAGCGGCCGAGTCATCACTGGACTCCGACGCCAATCCACTGGATCTCGGTCCGGGGTTCAATCCGGCGATGGACCGCACTTCGGTCCGTTTAACCTCTTGGTCAGGCTACCCCACGGCGAGAGAAAACAGCGGGTGCTTGTTGCAAGCCGGAACAGAATTACTCAGCATCGCTTCGGTGAGTCAGCCCTCTGATAGACAGTCAGCCGAGTCGCAGAACGAGACATCTGTTCGCTGGCGAGCTGAAGCGGTCATTCGTTCGGTCCAACGTCAGCGAATCAAAATCGGCGACGAAACGGT
The sequence above is a segment of the Rhodopirellula bahusiensis genome. Coding sequences within it:
- a CDS encoding biotin/lipoyl-binding protein is translated as MNPGVTSSTQRPLGVHHKVGLKAVRVSHRHSGWVVVHDAIAGKYHRLREDEYFLLTLLDGRCSLDELRDHYQERYPNRRVRSNQINALLFRFHESGLTTSHAAMQGDPLLKRADNDRRQKRWALASQWLFMRFPGIDPAPVMRVLMPVVRPLLTPFGVAAMFALVVSAAVMMLVHRQRYIAELPASHEWLTMQNAMILAGVIAATKIAHELGHAVVSERFGAKCRSIGPMLLVFTPALYCDTSGSWMIPSRLRRAAVAMAGIATEVVIASIAAWVWLRTPAGLTHTIASHVMVVCGISTVVFNANPLLRYDGYYLLSDLTDMPNLAQRAQRRWGSFLASIFLGVKASDSNESADRSPWLLVYAVASMAYRWILMATIIGFIWVSLRPYGLEIVGQLLALFAVTTMLWSAMIPLRRFWRNPVNRRKMRPRRAFAWGVLLIAIGYAGTIPLPRQVVSTVRFLPEQETRVHLTTPGVLRDLHVEPGQKVSRGDVLAELSNPEIELEVLDAESDVAEQTLRLEGLRASQTLVPEASSQLPAAEALLDEMRTRLSSAKRRRDSLTITAPCDGIVMVAQSNPQSAAESSLDSDANPLDLGPGFNPAMDRTSVRLTSWSGYPTARENSGCLLQAGTELLSIASVSQPSDRQSAESQNETSVRWRAEAVIRSVQRQRIKIGDETVLIRDASPDRILRGCVVQISEETYDPRIDAPRRDHQRADQAVRTPETSYVVAIAMSKSDTAPSTCVAGTSGRAKTTVNSASIWQRFYELLSSLFRFQ
- a CDS encoding efflux RND transporter periplasmic adaptor subunit, translating into MNRSDASAAASVPSGESDARTVSPQHVVDQIAKEARDEADFLHRLAAHLGETFSAAVVAVQDASFPQPRMLVREESIAARLDRSKLRAQIDAVSPAVASFAMGLKTDAIKQTESSPAITAIGVELLPAPQSAKVLVIQATELPAGEVLAAMKSLGDFAVAARQTMGTAENNDDRPGQTSQTLSVPETGPRSLASAFNSSQGIRAALRAFHADLDPTATAYRIASELPRLLPCERAVVLLAKNASARRPNFKVAAISGSSVIDRRSPLIRSMNQLANTVSVLKRPLILPPSASTDATDPAALSPQLVPPLETYLDESGVLSVAVIPLFESVEDTTSAAGVASPDESNEDAREKRRHESMPIAMLMLETFSGEPATSITPAMVEVAEESSTAISNANRYANVFALPVRRPAAAATRRATRHWILAICLLILTGLLAGWFVHVDHHVVATGVARPTIRQAIFAGIDGIVDELNVKDGDVVKQGDVLIQLDNAELTREAEALSGQLATATQKLSSIRAMLLAATADARDSAQSILEQQTLENQIESLNKRLEINREMKAMLSIKAPFDGQVVGWRLNEQLSDRPVSRGDRLFALVQHDGPWELELKLEETRAGEVIDRHAAGQTLPIQFAIETRPTETFEANVSTIGGVARKRADGRNVVDIIAKIDDIPKGGFRGDAEVTAKIVCGRRRYLASALDDVVAWFHRNVLFRFRT